A window of Psychroflexus sp. ALD_RP9 contains these coding sequences:
- the pncA gene encoding bifunctional nicotinamidase/pyrazinamidase codes for MNTLLIIDPQIDFMPGGQLAVPNGDKIIEPINAIISTYDLVVATQDWHPENHMSFANNHAQKQAFESIKLANGNSQTLWPTHCVQGSIGAEFHPELNTKPIEVIFRKGLHPEIDSYSGFFDNFKQKNTGLSGYLKTKGVFEFDICGLAGDICVYFSIKDAIEQGFKVNLIEAATKALNPTTYNQQKIELQNLGVSYK; via the coding sequence ATGAACACATTACTAATTATAGACCCACAAATCGATTTTATGCCAGGTGGCCAATTAGCCGTTCCAAATGGTGACAAAATTATAGAGCCTATTAATGCCATTATTTCTACTTATGATTTAGTCGTAGCCACGCAAGATTGGCATCCCGAAAACCACATGAGTTTTGCAAATAATCATGCCCAAAAACAAGCCTTTGAGAGCATTAAATTAGCTAACGGAAACTCACAAACCTTATGGCCAACGCATTGTGTTCAAGGAAGCATCGGCGCCGAATTTCATCCAGAATTAAACACCAAGCCTATCGAAGTTATTTTTAGAAAAGGGCTTCACCCAGAAATAGACAGTTACAGTGGTTTTTTTGATAATTTTAAACAAAAAAATACGGGATTATCAGGTTATTTAAAAACAAAAGGGGTTTTTGAGTTTGATATTTGCGGCCTGGCTGGCGATATTTGTGTTTACTTTAGTATTAAAGATGCTATAGAACAAGGCTTTAAAGTTAATTTAATTGAAGCTGCCACTAAAGCCTTAAATCCTACCACCTATAATCAACAAAAAATTGAATTACAAAACTTAGGGGTGAGTTATAAGTAG
- a CDS encoding DUF2237 family protein — translation MAKNVLGTELQACSFNPKTGVFRDGYCSYTKQDPGLHIVAAQVTQGFLEWNKARGNDLITPKPEWQFTGLQAGDWWCICMGVWLRSREAGYPLKLKLEACHEKMLDYLSLEELKAYAY, via the coding sequence ATGGCTAAAAATGTATTAGGTACAGAATTGCAAGCCTGTTCTTTTAACCCCAAAACTGGTGTCTTTAGAGATGGATATTGCAGTTACACTAAGCAAGATCCAGGTTTACATATTGTTGCCGCTCAAGTAACGCAAGGTTTTTTAGAGTGGAATAAAGCGCGAGGTAATGACTTAATTACGCCAAAACCAGAATGGCAATTTACAGGACTTCAAGCTGGAGATTGGTGGTGTATTTGTATGGGTGTTTGGCTAAGAAGTCGTGAAGCAGGTTACCCTTTAAAGTTAAAGCTTGAAGCTTGTCATGAAAAAATGCTTGATTATTTAAGTTTAGAAGAGTTGAAGGCATACGCTTATTAA
- a CDS encoding ferredoxin--NADP reductase, giving the protein MKFYTLQIQHINRQTDKAVELIFKVPENLKSEFNYLPGQYLTLQTSIEGEDVRRSYSISSSPDEALSVVVKAIDQGVFSNYVNTQLKPGDSLGVHAPEGNFTLPEQIEDKQFIAFAAGSGITPIMSMIKSVLKQSSRSKFVLVYGNKSPKSSIYLQELLTFQQSYPERFFIESIYSETKEDNAQFGRIETPTINYVIKNKYANFNFNQVYLCGPEPMINNAIKVLKEQEIPEENINFELFFSAEDAEASQNHDGQTQVKVILDDEEFEFSMPKDQKILDAILEQDIDAPYSCQGGICSSCVAKITEGKAEMIKNQILTDEDTAEGLILTCQGLPLSENLTIDYDDV; this is encoded by the coding sequence ATGAAATTTTATACACTTCAAATTCAACATATTAATCGCCAAACAGATAAGGCTGTCGAACTTATATTTAAAGTCCCTGAAAATTTAAAATCTGAATTTAATTATTTGCCTGGGCAATATTTAACGCTTCAAACTTCAATTGAAGGTGAAGATGTGAGACGTTCTTATTCTATTAGCTCTTCGCCAGATGAAGCTTTGTCGGTTGTGGTTAAAGCGATAGATCAAGGTGTATTTTCAAACTACGTTAATACACAATTAAAACCAGGCGACAGTTTAGGTGTTCACGCTCCGGAAGGTAATTTTACTTTGCCAGAACAAATTGAAGACAAACAGTTTATTGCATTTGCTGCTGGTAGTGGCATTACGCCAATTATGAGCATGATTAAATCTGTTTTAAAACAAAGTTCAAGGTCTAAATTTGTATTGGTTTACGGCAATAAATCGCCAAAGTCAAGTATTTATTTACAAGAGTTGTTAACTTTTCAGCAAAGCTATCCTGAGCGATTTTTTATAGAGTCTATTTATAGCGAAACCAAAGAGGATAACGCACAATTTGGTCGTATTGAAACACCTACTATTAATTATGTGATTAAAAACAAGTATGCCAACTTCAATTTTAATCAAGTTTATCTTTGCGGACCAGAACCGATGATAAACAATGCTATTAAAGTACTAAAAGAACAAGAAATCCCTGAAGAAAACATCAATTTTGAACTTTTCTTTTCAGCTGAAGATGCCGAAGCTAGTCAAAATCATGACGGTCAAACACAAGTTAAAGTGATTTTAGATGATGAAGAATTTGAATTTAGCATGCCTAAAGACCAAAAAATTCTTGATGCGATTTTAGAGCAAGACATCGATGCACCTTATTCATGCCAAGGTGGAATTTGCAGTAGTTGTGTTGCAAAAATTACCGAAGGAAAAGCTGAAATGATAAAAAACCAAATACTTACTGATGAAGATACCGCTGAAGGTTTAATTTTAACCTGCCAAGGACTTCCATTAAGTGAAAACCTGACGATTGATTATGACGATGTTTAA
- a CDS encoding tetratricopeptide repeat protein, whose product MTQQPTNMCIKKFLVCLVLCITNHCLFASNQHPKIDSLKAELVKASSQKAKVDLFNRIAYEYIYIKYDSIKPNAEKAISIANKINYEIGIADARKNLATFYFFDGNRQKSFKSINQAISFYKKIKDSARIAKAYNNLANLYKNFGLLKESLKAYDSAIYFNTKVKSNQGLFNNYYNIGGIYLKQGDLNEALKNYNVAKEINKTLKDKGSRGSVLSGLGLVYTEQGKFDSAVASFQKSLKIFKEVGRSRDAVAMANNLADIERKRGNYLNSIEYFDEALDAARAINNPRMEAILLLNLANNYLELNDNEKALELYQKSAKIIKGIDDYAYAAALTNIAMVVEEDKPNEALQIYKTAYEVYLKMDSKPQLVGNLNNQANNLFGLGRYQDSKNTYLKAKKLLTNLNLDYLESSTFLGLSNASLALNQLDSAQTYADKALKLARKTQALSEEAEATQLLYKLAKLNNNYKTSLEYLELHRQLKDSLFNQDKSRELGKLEAELEFKNLKEQLQLERNQESVESELKLNLRRNFIIGLSIILIGTIIIIILLLILKKNQAKANQQLESYSKEIELRNNKLQKLHTQKNRLISIISHDFRQPLTNLDQILSFYLSKKISKEEFDQWLPKIKHKLDSTQNLISNLLKWAKQSINEFKLNKTTIGLHDLTTTIINDFNQVIESKQLKIINQVPTSLNIYIDKNTLELCLRNLISNAIKFCEKEDKIIITASQNETHTRVCIEDTGIGMSEQTAKNLFDSDDIISAIGTSQEKGSGIGAVLCKSFIEENDGKIWVEYSKPNQGTKICFEVPVKTT is encoded by the coding sequence TTGACACAACAACCAACCAATATGTGTATTAAAAAGTTTTTGGTTTGTTTGGTTTTATGCATAACAAACCATTGTTTGTTTGCCTCTAATCAGCACCCTAAAATTGACAGCCTAAAAGCTGAGCTTGTAAAAGCCTCTTCTCAAAAAGCAAAAGTAGACCTTTTTAACCGAATCGCTTACGAATATATTTACATTAAGTACGATAGCATTAAGCCCAATGCAGAAAAAGCAATTTCAATTGCTAATAAAATTAATTATGAAATAGGTATTGCAGATGCCCGCAAAAATTTAGCAACATTTTATTTTTTTGATGGCAATAGACAAAAGAGTTTCAAGTCAATTAACCAAGCAATTTCATTTTATAAAAAAATAAAAGACTCTGCTAGAATAGCAAAAGCTTATAATAACCTCGCCAACTTATATAAAAATTTTGGCTTGCTTAAAGAATCGCTTAAAGCTTATGATTCGGCAATTTATTTTAATACTAAAGTAAAATCTAATCAAGGTCTTTTTAATAATTATTATAATATAGGTGGCATTTATTTAAAGCAAGGCGACTTAAATGAAGCTTTAAAAAATTATAATGTCGCAAAAGAAATTAATAAAACCCTTAAAGACAAAGGTTCTCGTGGCAGTGTACTTAGTGGTCTCGGTTTAGTTTATACAGAGCAAGGAAAGTTTGACTCTGCTGTTGCTTCCTTTCAGAAAAGTTTAAAGATTTTTAAGGAAGTTGGCCGATCTAGAGATGCCGTGGCAATGGCTAACAATCTTGCAGATATTGAGCGTAAAAGAGGTAATTATTTAAATTCAATAGAATATTTTGATGAAGCTTTAGATGCTGCAAGAGCAATTAATAATCCAAGAATGGAAGCCATTTTACTGCTCAATCTAGCTAATAATTACTTAGAGCTAAACGATAATGAAAAAGCCTTAGAACTTTACCAAAAATCGGCTAAAATAATAAAAGGCATAGATGATTATGCTTATGCAGCTGCGCTTACCAACATTGCAATGGTAGTTGAAGAAGACAAACCTAACGAAGCCTTACAAATATACAAAACAGCTTATGAGGTTTATTTAAAAATGGATAGTAAACCACAACTTGTTGGCAACTTAAATAATCAAGCCAACAACTTGTTTGGCTTAGGGCGCTATCAAGACTCTAAAAACACTTATTTAAAAGCTAAAAAACTTTTAACCAATTTAAATTTAGACTATCTCGAATCTTCTACATTTTTAGGCTTATCAAACGCTAGCTTAGCTTTAAATCAATTAGATTCTGCTCAAACCTATGCCGATAAGGCTTTAAAGCTTGCCCGAAAAACACAAGCACTAAGTGAAGAAGCTGAAGCTACACAATTACTCTACAAGCTCGCTAAACTTAACAATAATTACAAAACATCTTTAGAGTACTTAGAACTTCATAGACAACTAAAAGACTCTCTTTTTAATCAAGATAAATCTCGAGAACTAGGTAAACTAGAAGCCGAACTCGAATTTAAAAATTTAAAAGAGCAACTTCAGCTTGAACGAAATCAAGAAAGTGTTGAAAGTGAATTAAAACTCAATTTAAGACGTAATTTTATTATTGGTTTAAGCATAATATTAATAGGTACCATTATCATTATAATCCTATTATTAATTCTCAAAAAAAATCAAGCAAAAGCTAACCAGCAACTTGAAAGTTACTCTAAAGAAATTGAGTTACGTAATAACAAACTCCAAAAACTACATACCCAAAAAAACCGTTTAATATCTATCATATCTCATGATTTCAGACAACCTTTAACTAACCTTGATCAAATATTAAGTTTTTATCTTTCAAAAAAAATCTCTAAAGAAGAGTTTGACCAATGGTTACCTAAAATTAAACACAAGCTTGATTCAACCCAAAACTTAATCAGCAACTTATTAAAATGGGCCAAACAATCTATAAATGAGTTTAAATTAAATAAAACTACAATTGGTTTACACGACTTGACAACAACCATCATTAATGATTTTAATCAGGTTATTGAATCTAAACAACTTAAGATTATAAATCAAGTTCCTACAAGTCTAAATATCTATATCGACAAAAACACACTGGAACTTTGCTTAAGAAACTTGATATCAAACGCCATCAAGTTTTGTGAAAAAGAAGATAAAATTATAATTACGGCTTCTCAAAACGAAACTCACACTCGTGTTTGTATTGAAGACACAGGCATAGGAATGAGTGAACAAACAGCTAAAAACTTATTTGATAGCGATGATATTATTTCTGCTATCGGAACAAGCCAAGAAAAAGGTAGTGGCATTGGTGCCGTACTTTGTAAAAGTTTTATTGAAGAAAATGATGGCAAGATTTGGGTAGAATATTCAAAGCCAAATCAAGGTACAAAAATCTGTTTTGAAGTTCCCGTTAAAACTACCTAA
- the trpS gene encoding tryptophan--tRNA ligase yields the protein MSRILTGVQSTGVPHLGNLLGAIIPAIEMANQPNNDSFLFIANLHTLTQIKDSKILKENTYATAATWLAFGLDVNKSTFYRQSDVPQVTELTWYLNCMFPYQRLTLAHSFKDKADRLADVNAGLFTYPMLMAADILLYDAEIIPVGKDQLQHIEMTRDVAERFHAKFGDTFVLPKAQIAENTKYIPGTDGEKMSKSKGNTINLFQTDKQLRKQIMSIQTDSTPLEKPKNPETCNVFQLFKLLGNANQTEDLRAKYLAGNFGYGHAKQALFELIVEKYQKQRQAFTDYMNDKAELDNQLEIGAQKAADVANDVLNRVRTKLGY from the coding sequence ATGTCAAGAATATTAACAGGCGTTCAAAGTACTGGCGTCCCACATTTAGGAAATTTATTAGGTGCTATAATACCAGCTATAGAAATGGCTAACCAACCAAATAATGATTCGTTTTTATTTATTGCTAACTTGCATACACTTACACAGATAAAGGATTCTAAAATTTTAAAAGAGAATACTTATGCTACAGCAGCTACTTGGTTAGCGTTTGGCTTAGACGTAAATAAAAGTACCTTTTACAGGCAAAGTGATGTACCTCAAGTAACAGAATTAACTTGGTATTTAAACTGTATGTTTCCATACCAAAGGCTTACGCTAGCGCATTCATTTAAAGATAAAGCTGACCGTCTCGCTGATGTTAACGCCGGCTTATTTACTTATCCGATGCTTATGGCAGCCGATATTTTGCTTTATGACGCTGAAATAATTCCGGTAGGCAAAGACCAATTGCAACATATTGAAATGACGCGAGATGTAGCTGAGCGATTTCATGCTAAATTTGGTGATACCTTTGTGCTACCAAAAGCTCAAATCGCAGAAAACACCAAATATATTCCTGGGACTGATGGCGAAAAAATGAGTAAGTCTAAAGGCAATACCATTAATTTGTTTCAAACAGATAAACAATTACGAAAACAAATTATGAGTATTCAAACCGATAGCACGCCACTTGAAAAACCAAAAAACCCAGAAACTTGTAATGTTTTTCAACTTTTCAAGCTATTAGGTAATGCCAATCAAACTGAAGACTTACGAGCGAAATATTTAGCTGGTAATTTTGGTTACGGTCATGCTAAACAAGCTTTATTTGAGCTGATCGTTGAAAAATATCAAAAGCAACGCCAAGCTTTTACAGATTACATGAATGATAAAGCAGAATTAGACAATCAGCTTGAGATTGGTGCCCAAAAAGCAGCAGATGTGGCTAATGATGTGCTAAATCGCGTGCGAACAAAACTTGGCTATTAA
- the pdeM gene encoding ligase-associated DNA damage response endonuclease PdeM gives MNLKIYNTNIELHYSGAVFIKQMSTLIIADVHLGKIEHFRKHGSAIPPILSLKNYIELDRVINHFQPETLIFLGDLFHSTKNSDWQRFTKWVKLHHHLKFRLVIGNHDLISNREIENLGIETSTEVYLQDFKLTHHPEVTEDYFNICGHIHPGFHLKGSAKQSLKLACFYHKPQQLILPAFGAFTGKFIISPQENEHVYAIAEQNVLKIL, from the coding sequence TTGAATCTAAAAATTTATAACACAAATATAGAGCTGCACTATTCTGGCGCAGTGTTTATTAAACAAATGAGCACTTTAATTATAGCCGATGTGCATTTGGGAAAAATTGAACACTTTAGAAAACATGGGAGTGCTATTCCGCCAATTTTAAGTTTAAAAAATTATATTGAACTAGATCGTGTAATTAATCATTTTCAACCAGAAACACTTATCTTTTTGGGAGACTTATTTCATTCTACCAAAAATAGCGATTGGCAACGTTTTACAAAATGGGTTAAGCTCCATCATCATTTAAAATTTAGGCTGGTCATTGGTAATCATGATTTGATTTCTAACCGAGAAATTGAAAATTTAGGCATAGAAACTTCAACCGAAGTTTACTTACAAGACTTCAAACTCACGCATCATCCTGAGGTTACAGAAGACTATTTTAATATTTGTGGCCACATTCACCCTGGTTTTCATCTTAAAGGTTCAGCTAAACAATCGCTAAAATTAGCCTGTTTTTACCACAAGCCTCAGCAACTTATTTTACCAGCTTTTGGTGCATTTACAGGTAAGTTTATAATCTCACCACAAGAAAACGAGCATGTCTATGCCATTGCTGAGCAAAACGTACTTAAAATTTTATAA
- a CDS encoding lysophospholipid acyltransferase family protein, translating to MRFIKIPFIIVWRLWFYLLVIVPILLLFPALLATTTKEKHYKYAYRIARFWAKIILFGMGFIPKISFLQKLEKDKSYMLTANHTSMIDIMMMLYVSKSPFVFIGKKELSKLPVFGFFYKRMCILVDRKSPQSRRDAFVEAQRRLSRGTSICIFPEGGVPDDITMMLDEFKDGAFRLAIEHQIPIVPISFTDNKKRFRYEFFTGSPGILRAVIHPFISTQGLSLTVEHKKRLKAETRAAIASSLEW from the coding sequence ATGCGATTTATTAAGATTCCATTTATAATTGTTTGGAGACTGTGGTTTTATCTCTTAGTCATAGTTCCTATTTTACTTTTATTTCCAGCACTTTTAGCAACAACTACCAAAGAAAAGCATTATAAATATGCTTATCGTATTGCCCGATTTTGGGCGAAAATTATTTTGTTTGGTATGGGCTTTATACCAAAAATTAGTTTCTTACAAAAACTTGAAAAAGACAAAAGTTACATGCTTACAGCTAATCATACGAGCATGATTGATATTATGATGATGCTTTATGTAAGTAAATCGCCGTTTGTTTTTATCGGAAAAAAAGAGTTAAGCAAATTGCCTGTATTTGGTTTTTTCTATAAAAGAATGTGCATTTTAGTAGATCGTAAAAGTCCGCAAAGTCGGCGTGATGCTTTTGTAGAAGCACAAAGACGTTTAAGTCGAGGCACAAGCATTTGCATTTTTCCTGAAGGCGGTGTTCCTGACGATATTACGATGATGCTAGATGAGTTTAAAGATGGTGCGTTTAGACTTGCTATCGAGCACCAAATACCTATTGTACCTATTAGCTTTACAGATAACAAAAAGCGCTTTCGCTATGAGTTTTTTACAGGATCGCCAGGTATTTTAAGAGCTGTTATTCATCCGTTTATTTCAACCCAAGGTTTAAGCTTAACAGTAGAACATAAAAAACGGCTCAAGGCTGAAACCCGAGCCGCTATTGCTTCTTCTTTAGAATGGTAA
- a CDS encoding nicotinate phosphoribosyltransferase, with translation MFQLSATYTDLYQLTMAQVYFQEQNNQTAVFDYFFRKLPFKNGYAIFAGLESFITALENFNFTKQDINYLKNQGFDQSFLDYLINFQFTGDIFSVKEGDIVFPTRPILQVKAPLIEAQIIETFLLNTLNFQTLVATKASRMRQVAPQQTLIDFGMRRAQGIGAHFASRAAFIGGFDATSNVKAANEFNIPVSGTMAHAFVQSYNNELDAFKAYAKAHPENCILLIDTYNTLKSGLPNAIKVAQQLKTQGHRLKGIRIDSGDLAYLSQQCREQLDAEGLSDVKIAVSNQLDEHVIKSLQEQNAPIDVFGVGTNLVIGHPDAALDGVYKLAFANKKPRIKLSENISKSTLPHQKQVYRLRNTNNELIGADLIAEAKETPNFTQMFHPFDLTKSMPLDQLKFEALLKPIVLKGKRQNSPKSLHEIKAYSAERLAELPAEFKRFANPHIYKVGLSQQLLEDREQLRTTYKS, from the coding sequence ATGTTTCAACTTTCAGCAACTTATACAGACTTGTATCAACTTACCATGGCGCAAGTCTACTTTCAAGAGCAAAACAACCAAACGGCAGTTTTCGACTATTTTTTTAGAAAGCTCCCTTTTAAAAACGGCTACGCCATTTTTGCTGGTTTAGAAAGTTTTATTACTGCACTCGAAAATTTTAATTTTACAAAACAGGACATTAATTATCTTAAAAATCAGGGTTTTGACCAAAGCTTTTTAGATTATTTAATTAATTTTCAATTTACCGGTGATATTTTTAGTGTAAAAGAAGGTGATATTGTGTTTCCAACACGACCAATTTTACAAGTCAAAGCGCCACTCATAGAAGCGCAAATTATAGAAACCTTTTTGCTTAACACCTTAAACTTTCAAACCTTAGTAGCTACAAAAGCTAGCCGGATGAGACAAGTAGCACCACAACAAACCTTAATTGATTTTGGTATGCGAAGAGCCCAAGGCATTGGTGCACATTTTGCTTCACGCGCCGCTTTTATCGGCGGATTTGACGCTACAAGTAATGTTAAAGCCGCAAATGAATTTAATATTCCTGTTTCTGGTACTATGGCACATGCATTTGTACAAAGCTATAATAATGAACTTGATGCATTTAAAGCTTATGCAAAAGCACATCCTGAAAACTGTATTTTACTCATCGACACCTATAACACGCTTAAAAGTGGTCTACCAAATGCTATTAAAGTTGCTCAACAGCTGAAAACACAAGGCCATCGACTTAAAGGTATTAGAATAGACAGTGGTGACTTAGCTTACCTCTCACAACAATGCCGCGAACAGTTAGATGCTGAAGGTTTAAGCGATGTTAAAATAGCTGTTTCAAATCAACTTGATGAACATGTCATTAAAAGCCTACAAGAGCAAAACGCACCGATTGATGTTTTTGGTGTTGGAACTAATTTAGTTATTGGTCATCCCGATGCCGCCTTAGACGGCGTTTATAAATTGGCCTTTGCTAATAAAAAACCTCGTATTAAATTATCTGAAAATATAAGCAAATCTACTTTACCACATCAAAAACAAGTATATCGATTACGCAATACTAATAATGAACTTATCGGTGCAGATTTAATTGCTGAAGCTAAAGAAACACCAAACTTCACTCAAATGTTTCATCCCTTTGATTTAACTAAATCGATGCCTTTAGACCAATTGAAGTTTGAAGCTTTATTAAAACCTATCGTACTTAAAGGAAAACGCCAAAATTCCCCAAAATCATTACATGAGATCAAAGCTTATTCGGCAGAGCGATTAGCTGAATTACCGGCCGAATTTAAACGCTTTGCCAATCCTCATATTTATAAAGTTGGTTTATCACAACAACTACTTGAAGACCGCGAACAATTACGAACAACCTATAAATCTTGA
- a CDS encoding YebC/PmpR family DNA-binding transcriptional regulator: protein MAGHSKWANIKHRKGAQDKKRAKEFTRAIKDISVAVKEGGGADPESNPSLRNAIANAKGVNMPKDTIQRAIKKASGADAENYETVTFEGYGPNGIAIFVECTTDNTNRTVASVRSIFSKNGGSLGTNGSLEFLFDHKGVFTIAKQNLTQDIEELELELIDGGATSFENETDFLTVYTDFNDFGKMNQKLEDLSIETKNAGLQRIPLNTTELPIEDAIKIMNLIDKFEDDDDVQNVYHTLEITDELIEALNKDQ, encoded by the coding sequence ATGGCAGGACATAGTAAATGGGCTAATATTAAACATAGAAAAGGCGCCCAAGATAAAAAGCGTGCAAAAGAATTTACAAGAGCAATAAAAGATATTTCGGTTGCTGTAAAAGAAGGTGGCGGCGCAGATCCAGAATCTAATCCTTCGCTTCGTAACGCTATTGCCAACGCAAAAGGCGTAAATATGCCTAAAGACACGATTCAACGTGCCATTAAAAAGGCCTCTGGCGCCGATGCCGAAAATTACGAAACCGTCACTTTTGAAGGTTATGGCCCCAATGGCATCGCTATTTTTGTAGAATGCACAACAGATAATACCAACCGAACGGTAGCTTCAGTACGTTCTATTTTTTCAAAAAACGGCGGAAGTTTAGGTACTAATGGTTCATTAGAGTTTTTATTCGACCATAAAGGCGTATTTACCATTGCCAAACAAAATCTTACACAAGATATTGAAGAATTAGAGCTCGAATTAATTGATGGTGGCGCGACAAGCTTTGAAAATGAAACCGACTTTTTAACAGTTTATACAGACTTTAATGACTTCGGAAAAATGAATCAGAAGCTTGAAGACTTATCAATAGAAACTAAAAATGCTGGTTTACAAAGAATACCACTAAACACGACAGAATTACCAATTGAAGATGCCATCAAAATCATGAACCTTATCGATAAGTTTGAAGATGATGATGATGTTCAAAACGTTTATCATACCCTTGAAATAACCGACGAATTAATTGAAGCTTTAAACAAAGACCAATAG
- a CDS encoding GIN domain-containing protein produces MPIILLILFLTSATSLKAQSKIVGNREVKEQQQIFDEPIETLIAGSNLEIELIKSARASVTLEADSNLHSAVQIDLSNRVLNISVSKEVKRSKSFKVMVRYTDDLKTIVLNDEATLKAKDKVSTTQLNLTLNDDASIDTQIKCDEFTLNNNNSEGFKVSTNCKLEIESQKAILNLNKKSNNNIELNSESLTLSINDKADLSLSGFAKKAKLTANHSSKVNAEKFKIMNLDLYTSEDAEVAIFVENLVNISASGKSVIELFGEARIRIDAFKNKAQLLKQD; encoded by the coding sequence ATGCCAATAATTTTGTTAATATTATTTTTAACAAGCGCCACAAGCCTAAAGGCTCAATCTAAAATTGTGGGAAACCGAGAGGTTAAAGAACAACAGCAAATTTTTGATGAGCCAATAGAAACCCTAATTGCAGGCTCTAATTTAGAGATCGAATTAATCAAATCAGCACGAGCATCGGTTACTCTAGAAGCTGACTCTAACTTACACTCAGCTGTTCAAATCGATTTATCTAATAGGGTTTTAAATATTTCGGTAAGCAAAGAGGTAAAACGTTCAAAGTCTTTTAAAGTTATGGTAAGATACACTGACGACTTAAAAACAATTGTACTTAATGATGAAGCAACTTTAAAGGCTAAAGACAAAGTTTCTACCACACAACTTAACCTTACTTTAAATGATGATGCTTCGATAGATACGCAAATTAAATGCGATGAATTTACACTCAACAACAACAATAGTGAAGGTTTTAAGGTGTCTACCAATTGCAAACTTGAAATTGAAAGTCAAAAAGCAATCTTAAATTTGAATAAAAAAAGTAATAACAATATCGAATTAAATAGTGAGAGCTTAACACTTTCTATAAATGATAAAGCTGATTTAAGCTTATCAGGTTTTGCAAAAAAGGCAAAACTGACGGCCAATCATTCTTCTAAAGTAAATGCTGAAAAATTTAAAATAATGAATTTAGATCTCTACACTTCTGAAGACGCTGAAGTAGCTATTTTTGTAGAAAACCTTGTAAATATTTCAGCCTCAGGAAAAAGTGTTATTGAACTGTTTGGCGAAGCGCGTATTCGTATAGATGCCTTTAAAAATAAAGCGCAATTATTAAAACAGGACTAA
- a CDS encoding aldo/keto reductase family oxidoreductase, whose translation MKLSPLIQGCMTYGRWGKQLTTQEISQRIEANFENGITSFDHADIYGDYTTEADFGNALKASKINRKDIQIISKCGIQLPSKKRQNLLKHYQYNADYIVVQAKQSITNLKCDYLDVFLLHRPSPLMQSDEIAKAVKQLQNEGLIKQFGVSNFSLAQIDYLSASVKIAYHQIQISLTHLDALESDHLYGLVQRQIQPMAWQPLGDIFKLSTDNRLKKVLAELGIKYSVTEAQLALLFLNKLPFDILPIIGTTSINRAKLLVETQQLNLERQDWFKLYEASRGFKVA comes from the coding sequence ATGAAGTTGTCTCCTTTAATTCAAGGCTGTATGACTTATGGTCGATGGGGAAAGCAGTTAACGACTCAAGAAATTTCTCAACGCATCGAAGCTAATTTTGAAAACGGTATTACCAGTTTTGACCATGCCGATATTTATGGTGATTATACCACGGAAGCTGATTTTGGAAATGCTTTAAAAGCAAGCAAAATTAATCGAAAAGATATTCAAATTATTTCGAAATGTGGCATACAATTACCGTCTAAAAAGCGCCAAAATCTTTTGAAGCATTACCAGTATAATGCAGATTATATCGTTGTTCAAGCCAAACAAAGTATTACCAATTTAAAGTGTGACTATTTAGATGTTTTTTTATTGCATCGACCGAGTCCGCTTATGCAAAGCGATGAAATTGCTAAAGCTGTAAAGCAACTTCAAAATGAAGGTTTAATTAAACAGTTTGGTGTGTCTAACTTCAGTTTAGCACAAATTGACTATTTAAGCGCTAGTGTTAAAATTGCTTATCACCAAATTCAAATTTCGCTTACACATCTTGATGCCTTAGAGAGTGACCATTTATATGGTTTAGTTCAACGGCAAATTCAGCCTATGGCTTGGCAGCCTTTAGGTGATATTTTTAAATTAAGTACTGACAATCGATTAAAAAAAGTTTTGGCAGAATTAGGTATCAAATATTCAGTCACAGAAGCTCAACTTGCATTATTATTTCTGAACAAACTACCATTTGATATTTTGCCAATTATAGGTACAACATCGATTAATAGAGCAAAGTTATTAGTAGAAACACAGCAGCTTAATCTAGAACGTCAAGACTGGTTTAAACTTTATGAAGCCTCACGTGGCTTTAAAGTAGCTTAG